CGCAAGAGCAACTCCGGGGAGAGTTGATCAGGTGAGCTCAATCCAAGGGAAGCGATCATCTGATTGAATTCCATCACGGTAGAATGCTGATAGTTGCGAACTCGATATTGTTTGACTTCCGGAAGAAGCCCCCGGGTGCGTGTTGGATCCTGGGTCGTGATGCCGGTTGGACAGCAATTCGTCTCACAGATCCGGGCCTGGATGCACCCCAGTGCGAACATCATGGGGCGGGCAGCATTGCAGTAATCGGCTCCCTGGCTGAGGCGTCGAATCATTTCGAAGGCAGAATCTACTTTACCACTGCAGCCCAGTTTGATCTGTCTTCTCAAACCGCAGGCAACGAGAGACTGATGAACGAAATGTAAGCCTTCTGTAAGGGGGGCACCGATATGATCTTCATATTCCAGCGGTGCTGCTCCAGTGCCTCCTTCCCCTCCATCGACAATAATATAGTCGGGTAGAATCTCTGTTTGCAGCATTGCTTTACAGATTCCCAGAAACTCACTGCGACGCCCGACGCACAGCTTGAAGCCCACGGGTTTGGCATCAGATAAATCGCGCAAGCGTCGAATAAAATCCAATAGAGTGAGGGGGGAGTCAAACTCGCTGTGTCCCGGAGGCGAGACGCATTTTTCGTGTGCTGGTACTCCACGTGTCTTAGCTATTTCTTCTGTCATTTTGGTGGCTGGCATTACTCCACCTAAGCCAGGCTTGGCGCCTTGGGACAATTTGATGGTGATACATTTCACTGCTGGTTCTGCAGCCTTCTCCTGAAACTGTTCCGGATCAAAATGTCCGTTTTTGTCACGGCACCCAAAGTAGGCCGTCCCAATTTCCCAAACCAGATCTCCTCCCGGTCTTAAATGGTAGGGGCTTAACCCACCTTCTCCCGTCGCATGTGCGAAACCACCCAGTCTGGCACCACCATTCAAAGCCAAAATGGCATTAGCGCTCAATGATCCGAAGCTCATGGAAGAGACATTCAGTAATGCCATTTCATATGGATGCCGGCAAGCATCACCCCCAATCAGGACACGAAACTGTGTTTGACTGGCCTGTCTGGGATTAATTGAATGCGTGAGCCATTCATAACCCGCCTCGTAAACATCCAGTTCGGTACCGAACGATCTTTCTTCGTGTTCATCTTCCGCACGCTCATAAACAATCTGTCGGCTGTTTCGGTTGAAGGGAGCACCATCAGTATCACTTTCGACGAAATACTGATGCAGTTCCGGGCGTAGTTCTTCCGATGCAAAACGGAGATATCCCAATAGCGGATAATTACGTAAAACATTATTTGATGCGAAAAATAGATCGTAGAATCCTACTCCGGTGAGCAGCAGAAACGGAATCGCCAGCCACAACCAGTGAAGAGAAGCTGTTGCAACAAGGACGCAACCAATCAAGGCCAGTATTACAGATAGTAGTAAAGGAAGATATCTCAGCATGATTAATCGATTCTGGATTTCAAACCAATTGTTTTTTACTAATGACTACAGAGCCTGATATTTTATGGACAGTGAATTGCATTATCGATTGCATCGCGATTGTCGTTTCTGCTTCATCGTAAAATTTCGACCTTCACAAGTCCATTACTAAAAGTCATGACGCCCATAAGTTTCCTCGTCACGAGATGCTGGCAGTCGCCCTCAGAATGGTGAAGAGATTGATTCTCAGCGTGCCCCGAATGGTTCGTTTTAGCAGACCTTCCGATAAGGGGGCGCTGTAAAAATTAGAAGACTGATGAAAACTTGATTCCGTTGCTTAATGTTGCAATGTTGCCTTGGTAAGCATTCAAGGTTCCAACTGGAAGATCAGCATCACTTCGTAGCTGATTGCTCCTCCTGCGTCGGGGTGGGGTGGGGTGGCTACTTTTGTTAAGCAGAATCGCTACGTTGTGTTCGAAACTCCGCAAAGACAAGTGACTGCTACTGTAATCCGACTGGTATTTTATTGATTAGTTGTGTTCACAGGTGTATGGTGGTTGTAGAAAGAGTCATCCAAACCGTTCGAACTTCACAAGCCAATTTTAATTATTTAGCTGTCCGGAGTATCTGCAATCATCTAATAGAATTGTTTTGATCATTCGAACATGAATCGATGAATTCCTGTGCAATGTATTAACAACTGCTGTTTGTTACGGGCCTGTATGCTGGAATTTACGGATCAAAAACACATGCCAGAAAACGCTCCTTTAATCGTGGTGGGCATCGGCGCCTCCGCCGGTGGGCAGGAAGCCCTGCGCGGCTTCTTTTCCACGATCGACTCAAACCCCGGTTACGCGATTGTACTTATTCAGCATATGCTTCCGGAAGGGGCAGATTCGCTGCTGGAAACGATGGACAATCTCTCTCCGCTGCCTGTCTCACTGATTGAGCAGGATACACGTCTGCAACCGGATCATGTTTATATTGTCCCTCCGCACTGCAGTGCCGCTTTCAACAGTGAGACAGTCTTGTCTGTCCGATCGGTACAACAGGGGGGGCAGGGGACCCCGGTGATTACGCCTTCGTTTCAGTCGCTAGCGGAACAGCTGCAGCAGAATTCCGTGGGCATCATGTTGTCGGGAGCGGACGACGATGGGACCGAGGGGTTGCATGCGATACAGGAGGCCGGCGGCATAACGATGGTGCAGGATCCGGAATCTGCCGGACATACGGAAATGCCAGACCATGCGATCACCGCGGGAAATGCGGACTATATCCTGCAGCCGGAACAGATGCCTGCGGAACTGACGAACTATCTCTCCAGTTTGAATCGGGAGCCTCAGCCCGGGAGTACTGACTTACAGACGCAGGTGGAAAAACGGTTGCCGGATATCTGTAACCTGTTGCTGCAGGAGACGGATCACGATTTCCATCATTATAAAACGGGAACACTGGTTCGCCGGATAGAGCGTCGCATTCAGATCTCGCGACTGCGTGACGTCGGTCAGTATCTTGCGCATCTCAAGGAGAATCGAGAAGAAGTCCAGGCGCTGTTTCGTGAGCTGCTGATCAGCGTCACTTCCTTTTTTCGGGATCCGGAAACCTTTGCCGTGCTGGCCCGGGACTATCTCCCCCAGCTGTTTGAAAACCGAGACCCTGAGACGCCGATTCGGGTCTGGGTTCCCGGTTGTGCTACGGGAGAGGAAGCGTACTCACTGGCAATCCTGCTGTATGAAGTCCACGAACGAACGGCGCGGGACGTGGAGATGCATGTCTTTGCGACCGATATCGATGAACGGGCTTTACAGCTCGCGCGGGAGGCCGTTTATTCGACAACAATTGAAGCACATGTCTCCCCGGAGCGGCTGGCACGTTTTTTTATTAAAGACGGGAAACACTACCGCGTGAAGAAGGAAATCCGGGATTTGTGTGTTTTCTCGACGCATAATCTCATCAGTGACCCTCCCTTCTCACACCTGGATCTGATTTCCTGTCGCAATCTGCTGATTTACCTGGATACCCAGTTGCAGCAGAAGCTGGTTCCCGTATTTCACTTTGCCTTGGAAAAGAATGGTTATCTGTTGCTCGGACCTTCCGAGAACCTGATGATGCACGCGGAAATGTTCCGTCCGCTGGATAAGAAACACTGCATCTCCCAGAGAAAGTCGGTTCCGAGACGTACTTCCGTGTTGCGATATACACCAAATCGATCCCGGATTCAGCCCGACGGAAAAGGGATGAAGCGGGAAGTGGATATTGCTGAACTTCCCCGGATTGCCCAGCAGATCCTGCTGGCCGAGTATTCCCCCCGGTATGCGGTGGTGAATGAAGATGCGAATCTCCTGACAACATCAGCTGGGATTGAAGAGTTTCTGGAATTTCCGGAGGGGAGTTTTCATAACAACCTGATCAAAATGACGCGTTCCGGTTTGCGGAGCGGGCTGCGTTCTGCCTTATCGCAAGCGAACAAAACACGCGAGAAGGTGCTCGTTGATACGCTGACATTTAAAATGGGGGAAGATCTGAGGCGGGCACGGCTGGTGGTGCATCCCCTGTCAGAAGTCTACCAGGAATCGGCCCTGTTCCTGGTGGCGTTTGAAGATCTCGGTCCGGTGATGTATCACTCCTTGATTTCTGAAAGAACGAATGCCGATGCGGTTGTGAGAGATGGAGTAATTGAGCAGCTTGAAACGGAACTGGAGCGGACACAGACCGAGCTGGAAAACAGTATTCAGGACCTCGAAGGCTCGAATGAAGAACTGAAATCATCGAATGAAGAGCTGTTGTCGATCAATGAAGAACTCCAGTCTGCGAACGAGGAACTGGAAACTTCCAAAGAAGAACTTCAGGTCAGTATGGATACGCTGGGCCGCGCCCAGGCAGATCTGGAAAACCTGATGAACGGCACCCGCATCGCGACTATCTTTCTCAATCGTGATCTGCAGATTAAAAGCTTCACGCCCTCGGCACAAGAAGTCTATAACTTGAATCCATCGGATCTCGGTCGACCACTAACAGATCTGACCCATCTCGCCAGATGGATGCCCAAGCTGCCCTCCATTGAAAGCATAGCTCGAAACAGTCGTCCTTTTGAGGATGAACTGCAGCTGAAAAGCGGGAAATGGCTGCTGCGTCGCGTGCTTCCATACGAGAGTGAAGGTGATTTTGATGGCATGATCGTCACCTTTATGGATGTGACGGAATTCAAGCTCGCAGAAATCCGCCTGGAAACCGAGCATGCGATTACGCAGCTGCTGTCTGATGCCTTTTCCCTGAAGAAAATCGATACCTCGATTCTGGAAACCATCCGCAAGTGTCTGCAGGCCAGTGTGGGATTGCTCTGGCTGACAAACCCTGCGCAGGAACAGCTCTGTCTGGAAACCAGTGTGGTGACCAACAATAATAAATACCGCAAATTTCTCCACAGCAACCAGGAGATTCAGTTTGCCCGCGGGGAAGGGTTTCCCGGACGCACCTGGGAGAGTATGCAGCCGGAATGGTGTGAGGATATTCATAGCCTCGTGTGGTTTAATCGGAATGAAATCGCCCGAAAGAGTGGTTTGGCCAGTGGCATTGCCATTCCCGTGATTTCAGATCGAACTTGCCTGGGCGTCATGGAGTTTTATACGACAGAGCAACTGCAACCCGATCCACTGCTGCTGAATATGTTCAATTCGATTGGTCATGAGATCGGCTCATTTATCAGCCGCTGCCGAATTCAGAATAGACTGCACGATGAAATCGCGCAGA
The genomic region above belongs to Gimesia chilikensis and contains:
- a CDS encoding CheR family methyltransferase; translation: MPENAPLIVVGIGASAGGQEALRGFFSTIDSNPGYAIVLIQHMLPEGADSLLETMDNLSPLPVSLIEQDTRLQPDHVYIVPPHCSAAFNSETVLSVRSVQQGGQGTPVITPSFQSLAEQLQQNSVGIMLSGADDDGTEGLHAIQEAGGITMVQDPESAGHTEMPDHAITAGNADYILQPEQMPAELTNYLSSLNREPQPGSTDLQTQVEKRLPDICNLLLQETDHDFHHYKTGTLVRRIERRIQISRLRDVGQYLAHLKENREEVQALFRELLISVTSFFRDPETFAVLARDYLPQLFENRDPETPIRVWVPGCATGEEAYSLAILLYEVHERTARDVEMHVFATDIDERALQLAREAVYSTTIEAHVSPERLARFFIKDGKHYRVKKEIRDLCVFSTHNLISDPPFSHLDLISCRNLLIYLDTQLQQKLVPVFHFALEKNGYLLLGPSENLMMHAEMFRPLDKKHCISQRKSVPRRTSVLRYTPNRSRIQPDGKGMKREVDIAELPRIAQQILLAEYSPRYAVVNEDANLLTTSAGIEEFLEFPEGSFHNNLIKMTRSGLRSGLRSALSQANKTREKVLVDTLTFKMGEDLRRARLVVHPLSEVYQESALFLVAFEDLGPVMYHSLISERTNADAVVRDGVIEQLETELERTQTELENSIQDLEGSNEELKSSNEELLSINEELQSANEELETSKEELQVSMDTLGRAQADLENLMNGTRIATIFLNRDLQIKSFTPSAQEVYNLNPSDLGRPLTDLTHLARWMPKLPSIESIARNSRPFEDELQLKSGKWLLRRVLPYESEGDFDGMIVTFMDVTEFKLAEIRLETEHAITQLLSDAFSLKKIDTSILETIRKCLQASVGLLWLTNPAQEQLCLETSVVTNNNKYRKFLHSNQEIQFARGEGFPGRTWESMQPEWCEDIHSLVWFNRNEIARKSGLASGIAIPVISDRTCLGVMEFYTTEQLQPDPLLLNMFNSIGHEIGSFISRCRIQNRLHDEIAQKNAVLSSAIDCIMTMDAEGRIQDFNPAAEQTFGYAEKEVVGQSLCDLILPEEVRPRFWEEMQKFLKTGKSELVGRHLELSVLHKSGTEFPVELAISMTQLEKSQHFFTICLRDITLRRQHEAALRDSEGRAQALVEASAHMVWAMTPAARTEEDSPTWRAFTGQTYEEWKGKGWVDAIHPDDRERTLNQWQTAFEKREPLSCEYRLSHRDGGWCWTSVRAVPQLNAEGDVLRWVGMNFDISHQKQLQQELESNEKRLLMALKAGGLAAWEWRPEESFWSDEVYDLLGVPRSTRACPETFFSCVHEDDLPGLQRAWGDAIQGDKHYDTTFRIIRPDGQIRWVAGVGEIIRDQQGNVMQIFGLNWDFTQEREVEETLRKSEQQAKQASIAKSAFLANMSHEIRTPMTSVLGYTDLLIGMEQDQEKASYLQNIKRNGNFLLDIINDILDLSKIEAGKLVICRETFSLLELISDVRAMMRVRASEKNLEFSIEFLSEIPEQLESDPKRLRQILLNLISNAIKFTEQGSVRVVIDYQRGEAEANLSISVIDTGIGMTSKQQARLFQMFSQGDVSVSRNYGGTGLGLAISQRLANMLNGTISVTSQPGEGSTFTCVIQLPPDDHVKLIQPELNLQAPEPVSILDACKLNCRILIVDDQRDVRQLAKLLLQRVEAETEFAEDGLQAVELIEQQLHTESTADLILLDMQMPRMDGYQTVARLREIGYRKPIIALTADAMQGDMKRCLELGCDDYLSKPIDASELLKVVSTYTNL
- a CDS encoding FMN-binding glutamate synthase family protein; this encodes MLRYLPLLLSVILALIGCVLVATASLHWLWLAIPFLLLTGVGFYDLFFASNNVLRNYPLLGYLRFASEELRPELHQYFVESDTDGAPFNRNSRQIVYERAEDEHEERSFGTELDVYEAGYEWLTHSINPRQASQTQFRVLIGGDACRHPYEMALLNVSSMSFGSLSANAILALNGGARLGGFAHATGEGGLSPYHLRPGGDLVWEIGTAYFGCRDKNGHFDPEQFQEKAAEPAVKCITIKLSQGAKPGLGGVMPATKMTEEIAKTRGVPAHEKCVSPPGHSEFDSPLTLLDFIRRLRDLSDAKPVGFKLCVGRRSEFLGICKAMLQTEILPDYIIVDGGEGGTGAAPLEYEDHIGAPLTEGLHFVHQSLVACGLRRQIKLGCSGKVDSAFEMIRRLSQGADYCNAARPMMFALGCIQARICETNCCPTGITTQDPTRTRGLLPEVKQYRVRNYQHSTVMEFNQMIASLGLSSPDQLSPELLLRRVNSTTVKSYAEIFYQAEENELLTAPPAEFWQRDWEQASSEHF